In Myxococcus fulvus, the following proteins share a genomic window:
- a CDS encoding acyltransferase family protein → MASSSLPSIAVSAAPDVLDTPRSEAPVVAPGKTLSLEGLRGLAAFTVVLSHFFYAFFPYLQTGDEALRKGAWESLAFHSPLRVLYNGNFSVAVFFVMSGYVLTRKFFKDPDVGSLQEAAVKRYVRLMPPVLVSVLLCYALMKLSLFPVARTDLGDFLGNAYQHSPSLVDALKEGLYRALLVGDSSYNYILWTLRAEFLGSLVLFAFLALFGRFRHSGWMAVLASVALLLIHPSDGLFYSLFLAGAYMHRWPDLGARPVLLVLALLGGLYLGGYHWYSEPYLWMVRLAHACEAQGLRLEWPVAFPALGAVPVVWAIVRTNPVSRALSSRPLVWLGDKSFSMYLLHSVLLSSVGVYVYLTLPATLAYSTRAVLAMLTVTLTTFLASALFARFVDMPTIRLSTWLGKALRDTEGRRPS, encoded by the coding sequence ATGGCCTCCTCGTCCCTTCCGTCCATCGCGGTCTCCGCCGCGCCCGACGTCCTCGACACGCCCCGGTCCGAAGCCCCCGTCGTGGCCCCCGGCAAGACGCTGTCGCTGGAGGGGCTGCGCGGGCTGGCCGCCTTCACCGTCGTCCTCTCCCACTTCTTCTACGCCTTCTTCCCCTATCTGCAGACAGGCGACGAGGCGCTGCGCAAGGGGGCCTGGGAGTCGCTCGCCTTCCACAGCCCGCTGCGCGTCCTCTACAACGGCAACTTCTCCGTCGCGGTCTTCTTCGTGATGAGCGGGTACGTGCTCACGCGGAAGTTCTTCAAGGACCCGGATGTCGGCTCGCTCCAGGAAGCCGCGGTGAAGCGCTACGTGCGCCTCATGCCGCCGGTGCTCGTGTCCGTGCTGCTGTGCTACGCGCTCATGAAGCTCTCGCTCTTCCCGGTGGCGCGCACGGACCTGGGCGATTTCCTGGGCAATGCCTACCAACACTCGCCGTCGCTCGTGGACGCGCTGAAGGAGGGGCTCTACCGCGCCCTGCTCGTCGGCGACTCGTCCTACAACTACATCCTCTGGACGCTGCGCGCGGAGTTCCTCGGCTCGCTCGTGCTCTTCGCGTTCCTGGCCCTGTTCGGCCGCTTCCGGCACAGCGGCTGGATGGCCGTGCTGGCGTCGGTGGCGTTGCTCCTCATCCACCCCTCGGACGGCCTCTTCTACTCGCTGTTCCTCGCGGGCGCGTACATGCACCGCTGGCCGGACCTGGGCGCGAGGCCCGTGCTGCTCGTGCTCGCCCTGCTCGGAGGGCTCTACCTGGGCGGCTACCACTGGTACAGCGAGCCCTACCTGTGGATGGTCCGGCTCGCGCACGCGTGCGAGGCGCAGGGCCTGAGGCTCGAGTGGCCCGTCGCCTTCCCCGCCCTGGGCGCCGTGCCCGTGGTCTGGGCCATCGTGCGCACAAACCCCGTCTCCCGCGCGCTGTCCTCCCGGCCGCTCGTCTGGCTCGGCGACAAGTCCTTCTCCATGTACCTCTTGCACAGCGTGCTGCTGTCGTCGGTCGGCGTGTATGTCTATCTGACGCTGCCCGCCACCCTGGCCTACTCGACACGCGCGGTGCTCGCGATGCTCACCGTCACCCTGACGACCTTCCTCGCCTCCGCGCTCTTCGCGCGCTTCGTGGACATGCCGACGATTCGGCTCTCCACCTGGCTGGGCAAGGCCCTGCGCGACACCGAAGGCAGACGACCCTCGTGA
- a CDS encoding trypsin-like serine peptidase, producing MTRPLGSILKPWGSRLAGTVLLGLTACGGSVPAPYELKVCEEPQPAAGVTAFTQCGPSLDFTPINRYQGALPSIQEREDAVVFINGSCTGTLIAASAGPVVLTAGHCVGLGDRSFLVFNFEDEADGDPLMTEGTVIEQSTAPDYALILLDTLPTAAPVPLTTLATERLAVIQHPRGSPKVIAEGRYADACNRLVYYTDLDTLVGSSGAAVLNEQGYVLGIHTDGDCEVSGRGANRGWTASAIVEASEYLQADDLAER from the coding sequence ATGACGCGACCCCTCGGTTCCATCTTGAAACCCTGGGGTTCGCGCCTCGCGGGCACCGTGCTCCTGGGCCTTACGGCCTGTGGGGGCTCGGTGCCCGCACCCTATGAACTGAAGGTCTGCGAGGAGCCGCAGCCGGCCGCGGGCGTCACCGCCTTCACGCAGTGTGGTCCGTCGCTCGACTTCACGCCCATCAATCGCTATCAGGGCGCGCTCCCAAGCATCCAGGAGCGAGAGGACGCTGTCGTCTTCATCAACGGCAGCTGCACCGGCACGTTGATTGCCGCGAGCGCGGGGCCGGTGGTGCTCACCGCGGGCCACTGTGTCGGGCTCGGAGACCGCTCCTTCCTGGTGTTCAACTTCGAGGACGAGGCGGACGGCGACCCCTTGATGACGGAGGGCACGGTCATCGAGCAATCGACCGCACCGGACTACGCCCTCATCCTGCTCGACACGCTCCCCACCGCCGCGCCCGTCCCGCTGACGACGCTGGCCACCGAGCGGCTGGCCGTCATCCAGCATCCGCGCGGCTCCCCCAAGGTCATCGCCGAGGGGCGCTACGCCGACGCGTGCAACCGGCTCGTCTACTACACGGACCTGGACACGCTGGTGGGCAGCTCCGGGGCCGCGGTGCTCAACGAGCAGGGCTACGTGCTGGGCATCCACACCGACGGCGACTGCGAGGTGTCGGGGCGCGGCGCGAACCGGGGCTGGACGGCGAGCGCCATCGTCGAGGCCTCCGAGTACCTCCAGGCCGACGACCTCGCCGAGCGCTGA